One part of the Arabidopsis thaliana chromosome 4, partial sequence genome encodes these proteins:
- the MAP65-2 gene encoding microtubule-associated protein 65-2 (microtubule-associated protein 65-2 (MAP65-2); CONTAINS InterPro DOMAIN/s: Microtubule-associated protein, MAP65/ASE1-type (InterPro:IPR007145); BEST Arabidopsis thaliana protein match is: microtubule-associated proteins 65-1 (TAIR:AT5G55230.1); Has 30201 Blast hits to 17322 proteins in 780 species: Archae - 12; Bacteria - 1396; Metazoa - 17338; Fungi - 3422; Plants - 5037; Viruses - 0; Other Eukaryotes - 2996 (source: NCBI BLink).), with translation MAVTEAENPLLGEITCGTLLQKLQEIWDEVGESDEERDKLLLQIEEECLNVYKKKVELAAKSRAELLQTLSDATVELSNLTTALGEKSYIDIPDKTSGTIKEQLSAIAPALEQLWQQKEERVRAFSDVQSQIQKICEEIAGGLNNGPHVVDETDLSLKRLDDFQRKLQELQKEKSDRLQKVLEFVSTVHDLCAVLRLDFLSTVTEVHPSLDEANGVQTKSISNETLARLAKTVLTLKEDKMQRLKKLQELATQLTDLWNLMDTSDEERELFDHVTSNISASVHEVTASGALALDLIEQAEVEVDRLDQLKSSRMKEIAFKKQSELEEIYARAHIEIKPEVVRERIMSLIDAGNTEPTELLADMDSQIAKAKEEAFSRKEILDRVEKWMSACEEESWLEDYNRDQNRYSASRGAHLNLKRAEKARILVSKITAMVDTLIAKTRAWEEENSMSFEYDGVPLLAMLDEYTMLRQEREDEKRRLKEQKKQQEQPHTDQESAFGSKPSPARPVSAKKPVGTRVNGGGLNETPMRRLSMNSNQNGSKSKRDSLNKIASPSNIVANTKDDAASPVSRADPVMASP, from the exons ATGGCAGTGACAGAAGCAGAAAATCCTCTTCTTGGTGAAATCACTTGTGGCACCTTACTACAGAAGTTGCAG GAAATCTGGGATGAGGTTGGGGAGAGTGATGAAGAACGAGACAAACTGCTTCTACAGATTGAGGAAGAGTGTCTGAATgtttacaaaaagaaagttgAGCTAGCCGCAAAATCTCGTGCAGAGCTTCTTCAGACTTTGTCAGATGCCACTGTTGAACTTTCCAATCTCACAACTGCTCTCGGGGAAAAAAGCTATATCGACATT CCTGATAAGACTTCAGGAACGATCAAAGAACAACTTTCTGCAATAGCACCTGCGCTTGAACAACTTTGGCAACAGAAAGAGGAAAGGGTCCGGGCATTTTCTGATGTACAATCACAGATTCAGAAGATATGTGAGGAGATCGCTGGCGGATTGAACAATGGACCTCATGTGGTTGATGAGACTGACTTGTCTCTAAAGAGATTAGATGACTTCCAGAGGAAACTCCAAGAGCTCCAGAAAGAGAAG AGTGATAGGTTACAGAAGGTGCTCGAGTTTGTGAGCACGGTGCATGATCTATGTGCCGTCCTTCGTTTAGATTTCTTAAGCACTGTCACCGAAGTTCATCCGAGCTTAGATGAGGCAAATGGTGTTCAAACCAAGAGCATTAGCAATGAAACACTTGCAAGGTTGGCTAAGACTGTCTTGACTcttaaagaagataaaatgcAAAGACTTAAGAAG CTTCAAGAACTAGCTACTCAGCTAACTGATCTATGGAATCTGATGGATACTTCTGATGAGGAAAGGGAGCTTTTTGACCATGTTACCTCTAACATTTCAGCTTCAGTTCATGAAGTGACTGCCTCTGGTGCTCTCGCACTTGATCTTATCGAACAG GCTGAGGTGGAAGTGGATAGGCTTGATCAACTGAAATCTAGCAGAATGAAGGAAATTGCATTCAAAAAGCAATCAGAGCTTGAGGAGATATATGCTCGTGCTCACATAGAAATAAAACCAGAGGTTGTTCGTGAGAGGATCATGTCGTTGATTGATGCTGGGAATACTGAACCTACTGAGTTACTGGCTGACATGGATAGCCAGATCGCAAAGGCCAAGGAGGAAGCCTTTAGTAGAAAAGAAATTTTAGACCGTGTAGAGAAATGGATGTCAGCTTGTGAGGAAGAGAGCTGGCTCGAAGATTACAATCGA GATCAGAACAGGTATAGTGCAAGCCGAGGTGCGCATTTGAATCTCAAGAGAGCTGAGAAAGCTCGGATTCTGGTCAGCAAGATTACTG CTATGGTTGACACGTTGATTGCTAAAACCCGGGCATGGGAAGAGGAGAACAGTATGTCCTTTGAGTACGATGGAGTTCCTTTACTCGCCATGCTAGATGAATACACTATGCTTAGGCAAGAACGAGAAGATGAGAAGCGGAGGCTGAAA GAACAGAAGAAGCAGCAAGAACAGCCACACACAGATCAAGAATCCGCCTTTGGGTCTAAACCAAGCCCTGCAAGACCCGTTAGTGCCAAGAAACCGGTGGGAACACGAGTCAATGGAGGAGGGCTCAACGAAACTCCTATGAGGCGTTTGTCTATGAACTCAAACCAGAACGGAAGCAAGTCCAAGAGAGACAGTCTGAACAAGATAGCTTCACCTTCGAACATTGTAGCCAACACAAAAGATGATGCTGCA